A part of Melittangium boletus DSM 14713 genomic DNA contains:
- a CDS encoding response regulator — protein sequence MSNLIDSQKLFDSAPAPLMVLDRELRYVAANQAYLKATSLRRDQILGRNVFEVLPQDTTPSGADGPRKLRDSLERVLASRLPDLLAMAVQPIARSTEQGTVLEKRFWSYSHKPLLDAAGNVAFILQHAVDVTDLRATDTGVKEPRTERLEGVSSEQIAALIGQAWTVQENNQTLDHERLFLRQLIDLLPGCVGVLRGPDFVFELANASYLPYLNFRNVVGLPLNKARPELEGNKAVYEMLGRVLYQGETIVMRGFKVPVRKTPGGPVEEIVADFEYRPVRLPGGPILAVLIYGQDVTEKTRAEEQVRHYQAHLEELVRERTRELEESEAERRKTEAQLRQSQKMEAVGKLTGGVAHDFNNLLQVIAGNLQLLQRDVVGNERALSRVQTAARAVDRGAKLASQLLSFARRQPLQPVIVNLSRLVRGMDELLRRTLGEDVEMETITAGGLWNTAIDPNQLENVIINLAVNARDAMNNNGKLTIEVGNAVLDEHYCRMHPEVLPGHYVLLAVSDTGGGMSPEVMERAFEPFFTTKPEGRGTGLGLSMVYGFVKQSGGHIKLYSEVGHGTTIKLYMPRALEAESADAQVITGPIEGGTETILVVEDDAEVRATVVEMVSELGYRVLKAVDAQSALVILQSGVPIEMLFTDVVMPGPVRSPELAKQAKVLHPDIEVLFTSGYTENAIVHGGRLDAGVQLLSKPYSREDLARKLRQLLNNRQQKLAVRGPPRTAPTSNTPVRPPAPAASRRLRVLLVEDDEDVRSSACELMDLLGHEVLAVTSAEEAKGAMAASGFDVLFTDVTLPGASGVELAREVTDRKTGMKVILASGHGNVARPQGEAPLEGVVVLPKPYTLPQIQEALEQAVALP from the coding sequence ATGTCCAATCTGATCGATTCCCAGAAGCTGTTCGACTCCGCTCCCGCTCCGCTCATGGTGCTGGATCGGGAGCTGAGATACGTCGCGGCGAACCAGGCGTACCTCAAGGCCACGTCGCTGCGGCGTGACCAGATCCTCGGACGCAACGTCTTCGAGGTGCTTCCCCAGGACACGACTCCCTCGGGTGCGGACGGCCCACGCAAGCTCCGGGATTCCCTCGAGCGGGTCCTCGCCAGCCGCTTGCCGGACCTGCTCGCGATGGCGGTCCAGCCCATCGCCCGCTCCACCGAGCAGGGCACGGTGCTCGAGAAGCGCTTCTGGAGCTACTCCCACAAGCCCCTGCTGGATGCCGCGGGCAACGTGGCCTTCATCCTCCAGCATGCCGTGGACGTCACCGACCTGCGCGCCACGGACACCGGGGTGAAGGAACCGCGGACGGAGCGCCTGGAAGGGGTCTCCTCGGAGCAGATCGCGGCCCTGATCGGTCAGGCCTGGACCGTCCAGGAGAACAACCAGACGCTGGACCACGAGCGCCTCTTCCTGCGCCAGTTGATCGATCTGCTTCCCGGCTGCGTGGGCGTCCTGCGTGGTCCCGACTTCGTCTTCGAGCTGGCCAATGCCAGCTATCTGCCCTACCTCAACTTCCGGAACGTCGTCGGCCTGCCGCTGAACAAGGCGCGCCCCGAGCTCGAGGGCAACAAGGCCGTCTACGAGATGCTGGGGCGGGTGCTCTACCAGGGCGAGACGATCGTCATGCGGGGTTTCAAGGTCCCCGTTCGCAAGACGCCTGGGGGTCCGGTCGAGGAGATCGTCGCGGACTTCGAGTACCGGCCCGTGCGCCTGCCAGGCGGGCCCATCCTGGCCGTCCTCATCTACGGCCAGGACGTCACCGAGAAGACGCGGGCCGAGGAGCAGGTGCGCCACTACCAGGCCCACCTGGAGGAGCTGGTGCGCGAGCGCACCCGGGAGCTCGAGGAGAGCGAGGCCGAGCGGCGCAAGACCGAGGCCCAGCTGCGTCAGTCCCAGAAGATGGAGGCCGTGGGCAAGCTCACGGGCGGCGTGGCGCATGACTTCAACAACCTGCTCCAGGTCATCGCCGGCAACCTCCAGCTCCTGCAGCGCGACGTGGTGGGCAATGAGCGCGCCCTGAGCCGTGTCCAGACCGCCGCCCGCGCGGTGGACCGCGGCGCCAAGCTCGCTTCCCAGTTGCTCTCCTTCGCGCGCCGCCAGCCGCTCCAACCGGTCATCGTCAACCTGAGCCGGTTGGTGCGCGGCATGGATGAACTGCTGCGCCGCACGCTGGGCGAGGACGTGGAGATGGAGACCATCACCGCCGGAGGGCTGTGGAACACGGCGATCGATCCCAACCAGCTCGAGAACGTCATCATCAACCTGGCCGTCAACGCCCGTGACGCCATGAACAACAACGGCAAGCTGACGATCGAGGTCGGCAATGCCGTGCTCGACGAGCACTACTGCCGGATGCACCCCGAGGTCCTTCCCGGCCACTACGTGCTGCTGGCCGTCTCGGACACCGGCGGCGGCATGTCCCCGGAGGTGATGGAGCGGGCCTTCGAGCCGTTCTTCACCACCAAGCCCGAGGGCCGCGGCACGGGTCTGGGCCTGAGCATGGTGTACGGCTTCGTCAAGCAGAGTGGCGGTCACATCAAGCTGTACAGCGAGGTGGGGCATGGCACGACCATCAAGCTCTACATGCCCCGCGCGCTGGAGGCCGAGTCGGCGGACGCCCAGGTCATCACCGGCCCCATCGAGGGTGGCACGGAGACCATCCTGGTGGTGGAGGATGACGCCGAGGTGCGTGCCACCGTGGTGGAGATGGTGAGCGAGCTGGGCTACCGCGTGCTCAAGGCCGTGGACGCGCAGAGCGCGCTGGTGATTCTCCAGAGCGGCGTGCCCATCGAAATGTTGTTCACCGACGTGGTGATGCCCGGTCCGGTGCGCAGCCCCGAGCTGGCCAAGCAGGCCAAGGTGTTGCACCCGGACATCGAGGTGCTGTTCACCTCGGGCTACACGGAGAACGCCATCGTCCACGGCGGACGGCTCGACGCGGGGGTGCAGTTGCTGAGCAAGCCCTACAGCCGGGAAGACCTGGCCCGCAAGCTGAGGCAGTTGCTCAACAACCGTCAGCAGAAGCTGGCGGTCCGGGGGCCTCCCCGCACGGCGCCCACGTCCAACACGCCCGTGCGTCCCCCCGCGCCCGCCGCGTCGCGCCGGCTGCGCGTGCTGCTGGTGGAGGATGACGAGGACGTGCGCTCCTCGGCATGCGAGCTGATGGATCTGCTGGGACACGAGGTGCTGGCCGTCACCAGCGCCGAGGAGGCCAAGGGCGCGATGGCCGCCAGCGGCTTCGATGTGCTGTTCACGGACGTGACGCTGCCAGGTGCTTCGGGCGTGGAACTGGCGCGGGAGGTGACGGACCGGAAGACGGGGATGAAGGTCATCCTCGCCTCGGGCCATGGAAACGTGGCGAGACCCCAGGGAGAGGCCCCGCTGGAGGGCGTGGTGGTGCTGCCCAAGCCCTACACGCTGCCGCAGATCCAGGAGGCCCTGGAGCAGGCGGTGGCCCTGCCCTGA
- a CDS encoding flavin-containing monooxygenase, translating to MIIVGAGLSGIGAAYHLQSNCPSRSYAILEGREAMGGTWDLFRYPGIRSDSDMHTLGYSFRPWTDAKAIADGPSILRYVRETAREHGIERHIRFRHHVKRASWSSEEARWTVEAERGPEKTLVRFTCDFLLMCSGYYNYAEGHRPPFPGEARFQGTFVHPQFWPERLDYTNKRVVVVGSGATAVTLVPEMARTAAHVTMLQRSPTYVVSRPAEDRIANVLRRLLPAKLAYALTRWKNVLSGMFYYKLARRLPRRAKAHLVEEVRKQLGPGHDVATHFTPRYDPWDQRVCLVPDADLFSALKQGRASVVTDHIETFTEKGITLRSGQELEADIVVTATGLKLQLLSDVEFSIDGERRDLSKCLSYKGMMFSDVPNFAYTFGYTNASWTLKADLTSEYVCRLLNHLERHGYRACTPRRDPSVEELPFLDFSSGYVQRALGLLPKQGSKRPWRLYQNYALDLLTLRFGEIDDGTLVFSRASKSVTAGEDDSSREVPRTTRAA from the coding sequence GTGATCATCGTCGGAGCGGGACTGTCCGGCATCGGCGCGGCGTACCACCTCCAGTCGAATTGCCCGTCCCGGAGCTACGCGATCCTCGAAGGGCGTGAGGCGATGGGCGGGACCTGGGATTTGTTCCGCTATCCGGGCATCCGCTCGGATTCGGACATGCACACGCTGGGCTACTCGTTCCGGCCGTGGACCGACGCGAAGGCGATCGCAGACGGGCCGTCGATCCTGCGCTACGTGCGCGAGACGGCGCGCGAGCATGGAATCGAGCGGCACATCCGCTTCCGCCACCACGTCAAGCGAGCGTCCTGGTCCTCCGAGGAGGCGCGCTGGACGGTCGAGGCGGAGCGTGGGCCCGAGAAGACGCTCGTCCGCTTCACCTGCGACTTCCTGCTCATGTGCAGCGGCTACTACAACTATGCCGAGGGCCACCGGCCCCCGTTTCCGGGTGAGGCGCGCTTCCAGGGCACCTTCGTTCATCCGCAGTTCTGGCCGGAGCGCCTGGACTACACGAACAAGCGCGTCGTCGTGGTGGGCAGCGGCGCGACCGCCGTCACCCTCGTGCCCGAAATGGCCAGGACGGCCGCGCACGTCACCATGCTGCAGCGCTCGCCGACCTATGTCGTCTCGCGCCCGGCCGAGGACCGCATCGCCAATGTGTTGCGCCGCCTCCTGCCGGCGAAGCTCGCCTATGCGCTCACGCGGTGGAAGAACGTGCTCTCCGGCATGTTCTATTACAAGCTGGCGCGGAGGCTGCCCAGGCGGGCGAAGGCACACCTCGTCGAGGAGGTGCGCAAGCAACTCGGTCCTGGCCACGACGTCGCGACCCACTTCACCCCGCGTTACGACCCGTGGGACCAGCGTGTCTGCCTGGTCCCCGATGCCGACCTGTTCAGCGCGCTCAAGCAGGGCCGCGCCTCGGTGGTCACCGACCACATCGAGACGTTCACGGAGAAGGGAATCACGCTGCGCTCTGGCCAGGAGCTCGAGGCGGACATCGTCGTGACCGCCACGGGTCTCAAGCTCCAGCTCCTGAGCGACGTCGAGTTCAGCATCGACGGCGAGCGGCGCGACCTGTCGAAGTGCCTCAGCTACAAGGGCATGATGTTCAGCGACGTGCCGAACTTCGCCTACACGTTCGGCTATACCAACGCATCGTGGACGCTGAAGGCGGACCTCACCAGCGAGTACGTCTGCCGGCTGCTCAACCACCTGGAGCGGCATGGCTATAGGGCCTGCACGCCGCGCCGTGACCCGTCGGTCGAGGAGCTGCCGTTCCTCGATTTCTCGTCGGGCTATGTCCAGCGGGCGCTCGGCCTGCTCCCGAAGCAGGGCTCGAAGCGGCCGTGGCGGCTCTATCAGAACTACGCGCTCGATCTGCTCACGCTGCGCTTCGGCGAGATCGACGACGGCACCCTGGTGTTCTCTCGCGCGTCGAAGTCGGTGACGGCCGGAGAGGATGACTCCTCGCGCGAGGTGCCCCGGACGACGCGCGCCGCCTGA
- a CDS encoding TetR/AcrR family transcriptional regulator, with amino-acid sequence MPSPSVADRRRYRGSSAEERKAQRRERLLEAAIHVYGEQGYRNATVKAVCEAAGLTERYFYESFSNSEELLVASFQMVTRLLLGEVEKAGAETPGGSVERTRTMLDAYYKALRDSPQSARVFLVEISGVGPAVDQALVASLQELGDLIARTLDPQGNSSAVAQPLLRAGTVGGVIHIALSWIASGYAQPLREVVDAALRLCLVLGPDTAKP; translated from the coding sequence ATGCCCTCCCCTTCCGTGGCCGACCGACGGCGCTACCGCGGCTCCTCCGCCGAGGAGCGCAAGGCGCAGCGGCGCGAGCGGCTCCTCGAGGCGGCGATCCACGTCTATGGCGAGCAGGGCTATCGCAACGCGACGGTGAAGGCTGTCTGCGAGGCGGCTGGGCTCACCGAGCGCTACTTCTACGAGTCTTTCTCCAACAGCGAGGAGTTGCTCGTCGCCTCGTTCCAGATGGTGACGCGGCTGCTCCTGGGAGAGGTGGAGAAGGCGGGGGCCGAGACTCCTGGCGGCTCCGTCGAGCGAACGCGCACGATGCTCGACGCTTATTACAAGGCGCTCCGAGACAGTCCCCAGTCGGCGCGCGTGTTCCTCGTGGAGATCTCGGGCGTGGGCCCGGCGGTCGATCAAGCCCTCGTGGCGTCCCTCCAGGAGTTGGGGGACCTGATCGCACGGACGCTCGACCCACAGGGGAACAGCAGTGCGGTCGCTCAACCGCTTCTACGCGCGGGCACGGTCGGCGGCGTCATCCACATCGCCTTGAGTTGGATCGCGAGCGGCTACGCGCAACCGCTTCGCGAGGTCGTCGACGCCGCCCTGCGCTTGTGTCTCGTTCTCGGCCCCGACACCGCGAAACCATGA
- a CDS encoding glutamine amidotransferase-related protein — protein MRAVVIQHEENVGVGMLGPALEAVGFKLVNRFRSTRREDVDAELLVVLGGYMGVYEADRHPFLGEEVALLAERQAFGRPALGICLGAQLLAAAAGSEVFLGKNGFEVGVAPVRWTKEGLADPVLAGVRPRTAVAHWHQDTYKPVPGATLLASTDRYSQQAFLLGDSYAFQFHLELTADEFDHWLVKDAEELSELYGKNVDELRAQIPKLRAAEPENRELIDRLAHHYARVTRASR, from the coding sequence ATGCGCGCGGTGGTGATTCAGCACGAGGAGAACGTGGGAGTGGGCATGCTCGGCCCGGCCCTGGAGGCGGTGGGTTTCAAGCTGGTCAACCGCTTCCGGAGCACCCGGCGAGAGGACGTGGACGCCGAGCTGCTGGTGGTGTTGGGCGGGTACATGGGCGTCTACGAGGCGGACCGACACCCGTTCCTCGGCGAGGAGGTGGCGCTGCTGGCCGAGCGGCAGGCGTTCGGACGGCCGGCGCTGGGCATCTGCCTGGGCGCACAGTTGCTGGCGGCGGCGGCGGGCTCGGAGGTGTTCCTCGGCAAGAATGGGTTCGAGGTGGGCGTGGCTCCGGTGCGCTGGACGAAGGAGGGCCTGGCGGATCCCGTGCTCGCGGGCGTCCGCCCCCGTACGGCGGTGGCGCACTGGCACCAGGACACCTACAAGCCCGTCCCGGGAGCCACGCTCCTGGCGTCCACGGACCGTTACTCGCAGCAGGCCTTCCTGCTCGGGGATTCGTACGCGTTCCAGTTCCACCTGGAGCTCACCGCGGACGAGTTCGACCACTGGCTCGTCAAGGACGCCGAGGAGTTGAGCGAGCTGTACGGGAAGAACGTGGATGAGCTGCGCGCCCAGATTCCCAAACTGCGCGCGGCGGAGCCGGAAAATCGCGAGTTGATCGATCGGCTCGCGCACCATTACGCCCGGGTGACCCGCGCCTCTCGCTGA